GTGCTCTACCGCACGGCCCGCGTGGAACTCATACCCGAGACCGCCCCGGACGACCTCGCGCGACTCACACACCTCCGCCGCACCCTCGCGTCGGCCGTGCTCCCGCGGTTCGACGGGGACGCGCCCGCGAAGCGGCAACTCGAAGAACTCTTCGACGGCGACATGCCACTGGGCCAGGTCTGCGATGCTCGCGTTTCGCGCCGCTACCGGTCGAACTGAAAAATCGCTCCTCGCGGAACCGCACGCGGACCGGCGCGCGACGGCGATCGCGGACGCGCTGCGCGTCTCGGCCGCCCGCGCCGACCGCCCGTTCCCCCGCCGTTTAGTGCGAATTAGTACCCGGGGTTTCGTGTTTCGTATAACTCACCCCACGGTCATTGGCTGAAGGCCGACAACTAGCACTCTCCCAGGAGAACTCACAATGGCACGCACCGTCACGTTCAAGGGCGACCCGATCGAACTGGCAGGTAACGAACTGAAGCCCGGCGACACCGCACCGAACTACACCGGGCTACAAGGGCTCAAAACCCTCGTCACACTCGCGGACACCCCGGCCAAGGCCCGGCTGTTCAGCGTGGTGCCGTCGCTCGATACCGGCGTGTGCAGCATGCAGACCAAGAAGTTCGACGAGGGCATCAAGGCGCTCGGCGACGGGGTCGCGTGCTACACGGTGAGCCTCGACCTCCCGTTCGCGCAAGGCCGGTTCTGCACGGCCGGGCGTTTCGACGATGAAGACCGTGTCGGACGTTCACGACCACTCGTTCGGCAAGAACTGGGGCGTTCTGATCGAGAAGGGTCTGCCGCTGAAATTGCTCACGCGGGCCGTGTTCGTCGTCGATGGGGCCGGGAAGGTGACCTACGCCGAGTACGTCCCCGAAGTGACCAACCACCCGAACTACGACGCCGCTCTCGCAGCACTGAAAGCTGCCGCGAAGTAACGCGCTGACGAAATCAGAGCGTCCGCGGGCGAGAAGACCTCTTCTCGCCCGCGGACGCTTTGTTCGCACATATCCTTTTTACAATTCAACATTCCGCTCCCCATCTTGCCCATTCCCACCGGAAGATGGCGAAGCACGGCCGAATGTGCAGGCTCTACCGCTTGTAGCGACTGCTACTGGCTGTCCCGGTTGCGCAGCGACTTAAAACGGTTTGTGCGGCGATTGGCACGAATTACTCTGATGTAGACGCACGCCCACGCCCGGGGCGCCGAGAACACGCACCACCTGGAGATCGCACCATGAACCTGACCCGATGCGCGGGGCTCGCCCTGGCCCTCGGCTCCGCCCCGCGGTGCCGACCCGCGCCACCGCCGCCTGGGACAACGTGTTTCAAGTGTGCTGTAACGACTGCACAACAAGCCGCGGGCCAGCTACTACGCCGCCCCGGAAGCGTGCCCCCAACCGTGCCCGCAGCCGGAAATGCGGGTCAGCTACGTGCAGCGGAGCTACTACCAGCCGGTCACCGAGTACGTCCGCAAGAGCTACTACGAGCCGGTGACGAAGAAGGTGACGAGCTACTACTACGAGCCGGTCACCGAGTACAAGTACAGCACCTACTACGACCCCTGCACCGGGTGCCGCAGAAGGTCTGCACCCCGACGACGGCGTACAAACTGCGCAGCCAGTGCAACTCGGTGACGAGCTACGTCGAGCGGTGCGATGGTGCCCGTGACCTCGCTGAGCAGGTCAACTACCAGCAGCCGGTGGTGAGCTACTACTACCCGCCGGCCCCGACCGGCACGAGCTACTACTATCCGCTGCCGCCGATGGGCGCGCCGAGCGGCCCGACCGTCGAGCAGTTCCGCGAGAACGCGCCGGGCGTGATGCCCAAGAGCGGCTCCGACAACCTGCCCCGACGAAGCTGCCGACCGGCGACCCGGACAACCCTAACATGTCGAACCCGCGCCCGAGCACCGCGAAGGTGCGCCCGGAGCGCACGGTCAGCCGCAGCAGCGTCGTGTCGGTGCGGGGAAATCGTCCTGAACGATCAGATCACCCCGGGCCGGGGCGAAGATCGTGTTCATGAACGCGGACAAGCCGGGCCAGAAGCAGTACACGACCGCCAACGCCTTCGGCGAGTTCGACCTGCGCCTGCCGGCCGGGGACTGGTACCTGTACGTCGGCGAGGGCGCCCAGGCGACGTACCACAAGAAGATCAGCGTCGGCGACCGCGACACCGTCGATTACAAAGTCGTGAGCCGCTAACCGAACGATTGACCGCGAACCCTGCCCGCGAGGGCGGCGGGTAAATGACCAAACCCCTGGGACCGCGGGCATCTTGCCCGCTCTTTATTGCATAAAGCAGAAGAGCGGGCAAGATGCCCGCGGTCCCAGGGTTTTACCTCCCCCTCGCGGGCGGGTTCACCTAACCGAATACCGCGCTCAATCGCAGGTGCTGTTCCAGGTCCAGCGATTCGCTCCGCACGGTACCGTCAATTCCCAGCTCGGCGAGCTTCGCGTCCACGTCCTTCTTGTCGCGCGCCCCGGACGGCCAGCC
The Gemmata palustris DNA segment above includes these coding regions:
- a CDS encoding LON peptidase substrate-binding domain-containing protein, encoding MEPVVCIGQIVWSEKLADGKYNLRLRGVSRARIVAELDHEVLYRTARVELIPETAPDDLARLTHLRRTLASAVLPRFDGDAPAKRQLEELFDGDMPLGQVCDARVSRRYRSN